AAGAGTTAAACCTCCCAGCAAATTGGGGTTAACCAGCTCAACAGAGCCTGGGCCCACTGTACCAGTCCTGCTGTTATATCTCCCAGTGTAATTAAGACAGTCCAGAACAGAGTTAAACCGAGCTGGGTTCTCAGTCAACAGAGCCTGGGCCCACTGTACCAGTCCAGCTGTTATATCTCCCAGTGTAATTAAGACAGTCCAGAACAGAGTTAAACCGAGCTGGGTTCTCAGTCAACAGAGCCTGGGCCCACTGTACCAGTCCAGCTGTTATATCTCCCAGTGTAATTAAGACAGTCCAGAACAGAGTTAAACCGAGCTGGGTCCTCAGTCAACAGAGCCTGGGCCCACTGTACCAGTCCTGCTGTTATATCTCCCAGTGTCATTAAGACAGTCCAGAACAGAGTTAAACCGAGCTGGGGGGTCAGTCAACAGAGCCTGGGCCCACTGTACCAGTCCTGCTGTTATATCTCCCAGTGTAATTAAGACAGTCCAGAACAGAGTTAAACCGAGCTGGGGGGTCAGTCAACAGAGCCTGGGCCCACTGTACCAGTCCTGCTGTTATATCTCCCAGTGTCATTAAGACAGTCCAGAACAGAGTTAAACCGAGCTGGGGGTCAGTCAACAGAGCCTGGGCCCACTGTACCAGTCCTGCTGTTATATCTCCCAGTGTAATTAAGACAGTCCAGAACAGAGTTAAACCGAGCTGGGGGGTCAGTCAACAGAGCCTGGGCCCACTGTACCAGTCCTGCTGTTATATCTCCCAGTGTCATTAAGACAGTCCAGAACAGAGTTAAACCGAGCTGGGTCCTCAGTCAACAGAGCCTGGGCCCACTGTACCAGTCCTGTATGAAAGCCCTGCTGTGTTTCCGATCCTCCTCATGTTTTCCTGAGATAACCCAGTGTTCCGGCCAGGCAGGCGTAGCAGCTCGTAGCTCCAACACCCACAGCAGCACAGTCAATGGAAAccgttctctctctgctccttcggGTCCACACTGGAATCCAGTCACTCTCAGGCCCTCCCCCCTGCCTGTTTACAAATAGTTATGATAAACAGTTACAGTAGCTAAACACTGGGATTATTTGGACTTTTAAATGTTTATGAATGCTATGCTAATCTGTGTAGGATTCAATAGACTGGGTGAATGGTACTTATGACTGACAACACAGCTCTTAGCTCCCTCAGTAGATGCCTACTGGAGAACTTTGATTTGTATTGCTTTTAAATCTTTTTAAGGAATTGATCTTATTAAcactttgttctagctagctatttgtgtagGTAGCTATCAAGTAAACACAATGATTCATGATATGATTTGCTATTATTCTGGTGGTTTCGAAGTTCATTTGCATAAGTGCAGTTCAGAAATGTCCTCAACTGGATCATTATACTAACCACTGCTTTTATTTCATCTGGTTGTTAGGACGTTTGGCCTCGTCTGTCCCCAGTTGGCCTCCACATCaaccagagagaaggagaggggcaagaagaagaagaggaggaggacatcTGTTTTTCAAGATTTCGGGGGTGCATAGACTTTCCACAGCTTGGGACTATTTTAGTGAGACAAAGAGAAAGGACTTTAACATCCCAGTTACAACCAACGTGGTACAAATACTTACGAAAATCCAGCCAAATACCGGTAGACATCGTCAACTGTCACCACAACCGTTACTACtgccacaacaacaacaacagcctgaCACCTTAACCATGGCGACCACCGGCATGCAGCTCCTGGGCCTGATCTTGTCTCTGGTTGGCTGGGTGGGCGGCTTCCTGGTATGCTCTGTTCCGCTGTGGCGCGTCACCGCCTTCATCGGCAACAACATCGTGACGGCTCAGATCATCTGGGAGGGGCTGTGGATGACCTGCATCGTCCAATCAACGGGCCAGATCCAGTGCAAGGTGTACGACAGTCTCTTGGCCCTGCCCAGCGACATGCAGGCGGCCCGGGGCCTCACCGTGCTCTCCGTCCTCCTCTGTGGCCTGGCCCTGGCTCTAGGTGTGGTGGGGGTAAAGTGCACCAAGTGTATTGGTCAGAATAGTCTGAAGGCTCGTATTGCAAGGATCTCCGGCTTTCTGTTCGGCATCGCTGGGTTTCTCTACCTGGTTCCTATCTGCTGGACGGCCCACTCCATTATCAGGGACTTCTATGATCCCCACGTGGCCGCACCGCACAAGAGAGAGCTAGGCCCCGCCCTATACCTGGGCTGGGGGGCGTCGGCCTTGCTCCTGATTGGTGGGTCGCTGCTGTATGCGGGGTCGAGTCCTCCCGGCATCCCCGGGTCTCCGACCTTCAGCAGCGACAGCAGCCCCCGTAGAGGACCTGCTGCTCAGGTCAAAGGTTACGTCTGATCGGAATGCCACAAAACCCCATGATTCTATGATTCCGAGATTCTATGATTCCATGATTCCGCCCTGACAACATGAAAAACCCTCCTCTCTTAGTATTTATACTTTTTAATACTTTGGAATGTTAATGTTATTATTATTCGGTGGTGCTTTTTGTCATTCTTTCAAAAGATGCACTAGGAGGTTATGAAGGGAATTGTGAAATCATTTTGCTATTTCATGTGTCCCTGTTGTCCTCCGATAACCctactgtctgtcagtctgtctgtctgtcagtgtaaaACCCAATAAAATCACCAGTCTTTCAATTCCTCTCTGGGAAACTCCTCTGTGTGAATTCATCTATTCTAggatacagtagcctatattcGCCTCAAACCAGAGGATTAGGATGGTCACCAAGAGTAAATGTCTTGGCATTGTAGTGGGCCAACAGAACATGTTGTCATGTCGTCACCATTGTGCACTGTGAGTGGTGGTGCAGATTGGAACGGAACAATGGAACAAtggggaactgtgtgtgtgtgtaggtctgtgagtgtgtggtgtAGCGCTGATGGAGAGAGCACCAGCCAAGGGCCTTTTCCCCAACCAGCTACCACTCATCCTCCATCTCCCATCAGGTCATCACTACAGACTGTACAGTTATCTCCATGTTTCAATGTCTCCAGTCCAGTCTAGATATCAAAACCGGGCTCCTGTCCTCAGTTCTTAGAGGACACTGCCCGCGTCACaaataccaccctattccctatacagttcCATGCTTTTGATGGAAGCATAGAGTTCTGGtttaaaactagtgcactacaatGAGCTCTGATCAAACaaactattccctatacagttcCATACTTTTGATGGAAGCATAGAGCTCTGGtttaaaactagtgcactacaatGAGCTCTGATCAAacaaagtgcactatatagggaatagggttcaatttAATTTAAGACTCAgactccagtccagtccagtccagcagAACCAGGCTCCTCACAAATGATTGGCTGACAATGACATCATCAGGTGATGATGTCATTGCATCGTTCCCATACACCGTAAGACAGGGTTCGTCAGCTAGGTTTTTGCCTTGGGGCCCAAAAGGTTTTCAGAGCTAATAGTTGGCGGGCCGGAACACAATTAGCATATAATACGAGCAAAGTTAATAGAGGCATATGTAAcaagtataactttagaccgtcccctcgcccatacccaggcgcgaaccagggaccctctgcacacatcaacaacagtcacccacgaagcatcgttacccatcactccacaaaagccacggccctt
This sequence is a window from Oncorhynchus keta strain PuntledgeMale-10-30-2019 unplaced genomic scaffold, Oket_V2 Un_contig_3724_pilon_pilon, whole genome shotgun sequence. Protein-coding genes within it:
- the cldnk gene encoding claudin k, which gives rise to MATTGMQLLGLILSLVGWVGGFLVCSVPLWRVTAFIGNNIVTAQIIWEGLWMTCIVQSTGQIQCKVYDSLLALPSDMQAARGLTVLSVLLCGLALALGVVGVKCTKCIGQNSLKARIARISGFLFGIAGFLYLVPICWTAHSIIRDFYDPHVAAPHKRELGPALYLGWGASALLLIGGSLLYAGSSPPGIPGSPTFSSDSSPRRGPAAQVKGYV